A single genomic interval of Helianthus annuus cultivar XRQ/B chromosome 6, HanXRQr2.0-SUNRISE, whole genome shotgun sequence harbors:
- the LOC110865258 gene encoding protein FAR1-RELATED SEQUENCE 5-like: MLFDTVDDAYNFYKTYAEAGGWTVRKGTQHENRGIVINKYFFCSKEGQKDFRPVDTLVEQPSDRWVRRVPSKRTGCQAAIRIKLTDAKKYLLYHFIEAHNHDFVHEEDLHLLKENRGINRAHEEMINKMSHLNIGPVCAFNIMKEVYGGFDKVGATKVDFKNFKKELNLFIGEFDAEMFVKRLMRKKEFLPNFSCEYETTDEGVLKCIFWADEDMKRNYYMFGDVISFDATYKRNKYNMMFVPFTGIDNHNRNVTLGAAILGSETAETYSWLLRAIKNAYGYAPPVIVTDQDPAMKRAIADVWPESRHRLCMWHIMDKLTTKVGAALCSNTDFRKRLSAVVWTDSLLPEAFEAEWAAIIHDFGLTDHEWLTYIYGLRESWIPAYYREEEMSGLMRTSSRSESENHFFGKISNPKCTLVEFLSHFDTAIEAQRHEHRKNDHDTRYTNPGEWSDFVLEKQAAQIYTRTLFLDVQLEIQHAIHRCTSVRLDHVGDFIKFFIKDLDQPCSSFFEVMIREEDVTVKCICNRFEQFGLLCSHIFCVLRILDIREFPKQYILRRWTREAVPNSSPGSILTDGGDPDRSDEVNRCVREISHATEYVVNKLISNFDKLSDFRDHIKQFMSVADEAQINAPPKTRRNRFAELLGVAPESTTTIRVPVGTRFKGCGSHKRLKSQKERAISQSGSKRRQCSLCKKYGHNRVTCWKYTVAGAEAGSSRNAGGNEDTIPEGDAAMVVQGDGTGLNDDDDDVFYTSRNDADMDDEEMA; encoded by the exons ATGTTATTCGACACAGTTGATGACGcatataacttttataaaacttaCGCAGAAGCGGGAGGTTGGACTGTAAGGAAGGGCACACAGCACGAGAACCGTGGTATTGTTATAAACAAGTACTTTTTCTGTTCAAAGGAGGGTCAAAAAGACTTTCGACCAGTTGATACTTTAGTTGAACAGCCGTCCGATAGGTGGGTACGTAGGGTACCATCCAAAAGGACCGGATGCCAGGCTGCGATCAGAATAAAACTTACCGATGCTAAGAAGTATTTGCTTTATCATTTTATAGAGGCGCACAACCACGATTTTGTGCATGAAGAAGATTTACATCTTCTCAAGGAAAACAGGGGTATTAATCGTGCACACGAAGAGATGATAAACAAGATGTCACATCTCAACATCGGGCCTGTTTGTGCATTTAACATTATGAAGGAAGTGTATGGTGGGTTCGACAAAGTCGGTGCTACCAAAGTCGattttaaaaatttcaagaaaGAGTTAAATCTTTTTATCGGAGAGTTTGATGCGGAAATGTTTGTCAAGCGTCTGATGAGGAAAAAGGAGTTTTTACCGAACTTCTCTTGTGAATATGAAACCACAGACGAAGGTGTGTTGAAGTGCATTTTTTGGGCCGACGAGGATATGAAGAGAAATTATTATATGTTTGGGGACGTTATATCATTTGATGCTACATACAAGCGTAACAA GTATAACATGATGTTTGTCCCTTTCACTGGGATTGATAATCATAATAGGAACGTGACACTTGGTGCTGCAATTCTCGGTTCGGAAACGGCAGAGACGTATAGCTGGTTACTTAGGGCGATCAAGAACGCATACGGGTACGCGCCTCCTGTAATCGTTACTGACCAAGACCCTGCGATGAAAAGGGCTATAGCTGATGTTTGGCCTGAGTCGAGGCATCGGTTATGTATGTGGCATATCATGGATAAACTCACTACAAAG GTCGGGGCTGCCCTATGTTCAAATACAGATTTCAGGAAAAGATTGTCTGCAGTTGTTTGGACTGATTCTCTATTGCCCGAAGCTTTTGAGGCTGAATGGGCCGCTATTATTCATGATTTCGGTTTAACCGACCATGAATGGCTGACGTATATATATGGGCTACGTGAATCATGGATTCCAGCTTACTATCGTGAAGAAGAAATGTCTGGTCTTATGCGGACATCATCTAGGTCCGAAAGCGAGAATCACTTTTTTGGAAAAATTAGCAATCCAAAGTGCACGTTGGTTGAATTTCTTAGCCACTTTGATACGGCTATTGAAGCGCAAAGGCATGAGCACCGAAAAAACGATCATGACACTCGATACACCAACCCTGGAGAGTGGAGTGATTTTGTTCTCGAGAAGCAAGCAGCTCAAATATATACTAGAACTTTATTTTTGGATGTTCAACTCGAGATTCAACATGCTATTCATCGTTGTACGAGTGTCAGATTAGATCACGTCGGTGATTTCATTAAGTTTTTTATAAAGGATCTCGATCAGCCATGTTCTTCGTTCTTCGAG GTTATGATACGCGAGGAGGATGTTACTGTTAAGTGTATCTGCAACAGGTTTGAGCAGTTTGGGCTGTTGTGTAGTCACATTTTTTGCGTGTTACGGATTCTTGATATAAGGGAGTTTCCTAAACAATATATATTGAGGCGTTGGACGCGTGAAGCTGTTCCAAATAGTTCCCCCGGGTCCATTCTTACGGATGGTGGAGATCCAGATCGTAGTGACGAGGTTAACCGGTGTGTTCGGGAGATTAGTCACGCAACGGAGTATGTCGTGAACAAGTTGATTTCAAATTTTGATAAGTTGTCTGATTTTCGAGACCATATCAAGCAGTTTATGTCAGTCGCGGATGAAGCTCAAATAAATGCACCTCCCAAGACACGACGTAATCGATTTGCTGAACTGCTAGGAGTTGCTCCGGAGAGCACGACCACTATCCGTGTTCCAGTTGGTACCAGGTTCAAGGGCTGTGGTTCTCATAAACGCCTTAAATCTCAAAAGGAGCGAGCCATAAGTCAGTCTGGAAGTAAACGTCGTCAATGTTCATTATGTAAAAAATACGGTCATAACAGAGTAACGTGCTGGAAATACACCGTGGCTGGGGCTGAGGCAGGTTCTTCGCGGAATGCTGGAGGTAATGAAGACACAATTCCTGAAGGAGATGCAGCTATGGTTGTTCAAGGTGATGGTACTGGATtgaacgatgatgatgatgatgtgtttTACACATCTCGAAACGATGCAGATATGGACGATGAGGAGATGGCATAG